A region from the Neurospora crassa OR74A linkage group V, whole genome shotgun sequence genome encodes:
- a CDS encoding guanosine-diphosphatase, whose product MRRTSVSLPTKHVAHDPHEKPDRYRRDQHNQEPASVFIRMQNAWMSQSQKARYLKTGAIVFAVLFLFYLFSPSGVEISGADGGPSQGNQGQVPSDSSYGTDRCTRSFSKEKPIVQYVSMIDAGSTGSRIHVYKFNNCGPAPELEGEVLFKMTAKIEGQSSGLSAYKDDPLAAAKSLDPLMQAALEVIPDKLKACSPVAVKATAGLRLIGPEKSQKILDAVREHLENDYPFPVVSKEEHGVAMMDGADEGVYAWITVNYLLGKIGGPDHSPTAAVFDLGGGSTQIVFEPTFEGLASGGMPQKLADGDHKYELNFGGRKFDLYQHSHLGYGLMSARDAIFATLVNDLFELNKQDKSWMQKPVINPCFSTGMTKTVKVPLGDSHPLGPKVELNMTGPSTPAPALCRSLAERILKKDAECKLAPCSFNGVHQPQIAKTFAREDIFLLSYFTDRTQPLGMPESFTLREMHDLAAQVCGGEQSWDVFTSVPGALEELSDRPEHCMDLNFMLALTHTGYEMPIDREVRIAKKIKDNELGWCLGASLPLLSQSSGWKCKIKEIH is encoded by the exons ATGAGGCGCACGTCGGTCTCCCTGCCGACCAAGCACGTAGCTCACGATCCCCACGAGAAGCCCGACCGCTACCGCCGTGACCAGCACAATCAGGAACCGGCAAGCGTCTTCATCAGGATGCAGAACGCTTGGATGTCGCAGTCGCAAAAGGCGCGCTACCTAAAGACGGGCGCAATCGTCTTTGccgttctcttcctcttctacctCTTTTCCCCATCAGGCGTCGAGATCTCTGGTGCTGATGGAG GCCCTTCTCAAGGCAACCAGGGCCAAGTACCCTCCGACTCGTCCTATGGCACCGACCGATGCACAAGATCCTTCTCCAAGGAGAAGCCCATCGTGCAGTATGTTTCCATGATCGACGCCGGCAGTACTGGTTCCCGTATCCACGTCTACAAGTTCAACAACTGCGGCCCCGCCCCCGAGCTGGAGGGAGAGGTTCTATTCAAGATGACTGCCAAGATCGAGGGCCAGAGCAGCGGACTGAGCGCGTATAAGGACGATCCTCTGGCCGCTGCTAAGAGTCTGGACCCCCTGATGCAGGCTGCCCTCGAAGTCATTCCCGATAAGCTCAAGGCCTGCAGTCCCGTCGCCGTCAAGGCTACCGCCGGTTTGCGCCTGATTGGTCCCGAGAAGAGCCAGAAGATCCTGGATGCAGTCCGCGAGCACCTTGAGAACGACTACCCCTTCCCCGTGGTCTCCAAGGAGGAGCATGGCGTTGCCATGATGGACGGTGCCGACGAGGGTGTCTACGCTTGGATCACGGTCAACTACCTCCTCGGCAAGATTGGCGGTCCCGACCACAGCCCCACCGCAGCCGTCTTCGATCTCGGCGGCGGTTCCACCCAGATCGTGTTCGAGCCTACCTTTGAGGGCCTTGCCAGCGGCGGCATGCCCCAGAAGCTGGCCGACGGCGACCACAAGTACGAGCTCAACTTTGGCGGCCGCAAGTTCGACCTGTACCAGCACTCGCATCTGGGTTACGGTCTCATGTCGGCCCGCGACGCCATCTTCGCCACTCTCGTCAACGACCTCTTCGAGCTTAACAAGCAGGACAAGTCGTGGATGCAGAAGCCCGTCATCAACCCTTGCTTCTCGACCGGCATGACCAAGACCGTCAAGGTGCCCCTCGGCGACAGCCACCCGCTCGGCCCCAAGGTTGAGCTCAACATGACGGGCCCCTCGACCCCGGCCCCCGCCCTGTGCCGCAGCTTGGCCGAGCGCATCCTTAAGAAGGATGCCGAGTGCAAGCTTGCCCCGTGCTCCTTCAACGGCGTCCACCAGCCGCAGATCGCCAAGACGTTCGCCCGCGAGGACATTTTCTTGCTGTCCTATTTCACTGACCGGACCCAGCCGCTCGGCATGCCCGAGTCGTTCACCCTCCGCGAGATGCACGACCTGGCCGCCCAGGTGTGCGGCGGCGAGCAGAGCTGGGATGTATTCACCAGCGTGCCTGGTGCGCTGGAGGAGCTCAGCGATAGGCCCGAGCACTGCATGGATCTCAACTTTATGCTTGCGCTTACGCACACGGGTTACGAGATGCCGATTGATCGCGAGGTCAGGATTGCGAAGAAGATTAAGGATAACGAGCTTGGCTGGTGCCTTGGTGCTAG TTTGCCATTGCTTTCTCAGTCTTCCGGCTGGAAGTgcaagatcaaggagatCCACTAA